AGTACGGCTACCCGCCAGACAAGCAGGAGAAAGCCACTCAGACAGTGCTGGAACAGGCGGAGGTGCTCTCCGCTGCTTGGGCACTAGCCGCATGATGCTGGACTGCTTCGCCTAACCGCCGGTACGGGCCGCGATTTCGGCCGTCCTTGTGAGGGACGGCATCGTGAGTTCTTCCCCAGATCGAGAGCTGGGGCGGTGACGAAAACCTGCGCGGCGGTGTGTGTCAGTGACTTCCCGCCTTCAACAGTGGACCAGCAGCCTCCTTCTTCGGTTCGAAGCTTCTCGGCGCACAGCTCGTGGCTCATGTGCAGCCCGCTCATGGTCGCTGGAACGCAGGCGTCCTGCGGCAGAGGTCTCTCGATAGATCGCTCACCTGCCATAAGAGGGCCATCGGCTCGCCCGCGACCAGATCGATTCGCCTCGGGCGCATGCAGGGATTCCTTGCGGGGTGAGTCCCCAATTTCGCGTTTTCGGGGTTGACAAACCGGTAGGAGTTTACTATATTCCTTGATGTCCGTGCGTGGCGCCACCTGCTGCAGCGGCAAACCGGTGCCTCGTTCACTTTGCACGATTCTCTACTCTCGCAAGCGCCATTCAGGCCGAGGTTGGCTTCATGGCAACAAAGAGCAAGAAGGCGGTCATCAGATTCTGCAAACAGTGTCGAGCAGACCGCCCGATGAAGCGCGCTGGCAAGGGGCTTGGCGGACAGATCATCTGGCTGCGCTGCACCGCCTGCGGCAAGATGACCCTTGTCAACGCGCAGGAGTGGGAAGAACTCATTGCCTGGCGTCAACCCGAAGGACAGCCTTCCGTCACGGAATACGACCCTACCGCTACCTTCGCCATTGGTCAGGCTGTGTACCATCCGAAATGGGACGACACGGGGGAAGTCATCAGGAAGGAGGTGACCAGCGGTGGACAGCACATGATCGTGGTTGCGTTCTCCCGCCTTGGTGAAAAGAGGCTCATTGAGAGCCTGGGCGTCTCCTGAGGACAATGGTAGACATGCCGGGAAACCCATCATCGCACTCTTCTCCCTTCGCAAGGACCGGCCTTAGCTGAGCAAAGGAGGTGAGAAGCCGCCCCCTACCGCAGTTGTGAGCCGCACGCTGTGAAGCGATCGTTGCCACTCTGAGCACAGACAGAACGGGTGACCAGCACCCTGCGGTTTTGTCCCAAGGTAGGTCTATGGCCAAGAAGAGACACGATACGGAACTTCCCTTTAAACAATCCATCGAGAAGTACCTGGAGGAGATTGCGAATTTCTCTCCGCTCCCTCCACAAGAAGAGATAGAACTGGCGCGACGCATTCGGAACTCGGATACGCAGGCGCTGGAAGAGTTGGTCAAAGCGAATCTGCGTTTCGTTATCAGCGTCGCCAAGGAGTACCAGGGGCAGGGGTTGCCGCTGCAAGACCTCATCAGCGAAGGGAATTTGGGGCTCATCAAGGCAGCGCAGCGTTTTGATGAGACGCGCGGTTTCAAGTTCATATCGTACGCCGTGTGGTGGATCCGGCAGTCCATTCTCCAGGCCCTTGCCGAGCAGGCGCGGGTGGTACGCTTGCCGTTGAACAGGGTGGGCGCCATCAACAGGGTGGGACGCACGTTTGAGGCGTTGGAGAAGGCGTACGGGCGCGAACCGAGCATGGAGGAGATCGCCGATGAGATGGACTTGAGCACGCGCGAGGTGGCCGAAGTACTGAGGAACGCAGCCCGCCACGTGTCACTGGACGAGCCCTTCCAGCAGGACGAAGGCACCAGTCTCTTGGATGTCTTGGAAAGCGACCGCTACGACCCGCCGGACGGTCCCCTGATGCGCGAGTCCCTGCGCAACGAGATCGACAAGGTTTTGGCCACCTTGCGGCCGCGCGAGGCGGAGATTGTCCGCCTCTACTTTGGCCTTGACGGGGACCGGCCGCTGACGTTGGAAGAGATCGGCGCCCATTTCCGCCTCACCCGTGAGCGGGTGAGGCAGATCAAGGAGAAGGCGCTGCATCGTCTGCGCCACCGCTCCCGCCTCGAACCTTTGCGCAAATATCT
The nucleotide sequence above comes from Calditrichota bacterium. Encoded proteins:
- a CDS encoding sigma-70 family RNA polymerase sigma factor, which encodes MAKKRHDTELPFKQSIEKYLEEIANFSPLPPQEEIELARRIRNSDTQALEELVKANLRFVISVAKEYQGQGLPLQDLISEGNLGLIKAAQRFDETRGFKFISYAVWWIRQSILQALAEQARVVRLPLNRVGAINRVGRTFEALEKAYGREPSMEEIADEMDLSTREVAEVLRNAARHVSLDEPFQQDEGTSLLDVLESDRYDPPDGPLMRESLRNEIDKVLATLRPREAEIVRLYFGLDGDRPLTLEEIGAHFRLTRERVRQIKEKALHRLRHRSRLEPLRKYLG